The Microbacterium limosum genome contains a region encoding:
- a CDS encoding DUF3145 domain-containing protein gives MATSSARGVIFIHSAPRALCPHLEWAIGRALGRAVNFEWAEQPVLPGARRAEFYWEAAAGTGAALASAIRGWEHLRFEVTEDPTPRSDGGRWLHTPDLGIHFAQTDSAGNVVIGEDRLRYAMEIAAGDARELQRELQVALGSSWDEELEPFRHASDEAPVVWLHKVG, from the coding sequence ATGGCGACATCATCGGCGCGCGGAGTGATCTTCATTCACTCGGCGCCACGCGCGTTGTGCCCGCACCTCGAGTGGGCGATCGGCCGTGCCCTCGGACGAGCCGTGAATTTCGAGTGGGCGGAACAGCCGGTACTGCCCGGGGCCCGTCGTGCCGAGTTCTACTGGGAGGCCGCCGCCGGGACGGGCGCGGCCCTGGCCAGCGCGATCCGCGGGTGGGAGCATCTGCGCTTCGAGGTGACGGAAGACCCCACGCCGCGCTCCGACGGCGGGCGCTGGCTGCACACGCCCGACCTCGGCATCCACTTCGCCCAGACCGACTCGGCCGGCAACGTCGTCATCGGCGAGGATCGGTTGCGCTACGCCATGGAGATCGCGGCGGGGGACGCCCGGGAGCTCCAGCGGGAGCTGCAGGTCGCCCTCGGCTCCTCCTGGGACGAGGAACTCGAGCCCTTCCGCCACGCGAGCGACGAAGCGCCCGTCGTGTGGCTCCACAAGGTCGGCTGA
- a CDS encoding deoxyguanosinetriphosphate triphosphohydrolase: MRPPRAISRPPNWTTAVGEAAVTAAGYGADDVQRFHPERHRSERDDFARDRARVLHSAALRRLAAKTQVLSPASPADFARNRLTHSLEVAQVGRELATQLSLAADVVDTACLSHDLGHPPFGHNGERALNDWAEGIGGFEGNAQTLRILTRLEPKVVGSDGETFGLNLTRASLDASCKYPWTSDRPMSDPGGRLKYGVYADDGEVFAWMRQGAPGRVRCIEAEVMDLSDDIAYSVHDFEDAVTNGYLDPRRLSSVAEHDALVTAIQTWVGYDFARDELDDALYRLTRMGEWIPSFDGSRADLARLKNLASDLIGRFARAATTATREAYPSRSLTRYGAHVVVPRVVEAEVAALKGMVGAFVVSIEGRKELYKEQRRMLKRLASAVWEAGPGHLAPVFRQDFDAATDDAARRRVVLDQVASLTDQDAIAWHIRLVGDLDVAGLGIWTPRAYEPVSVEAR, encoded by the coding sequence ATGCGACCTCCTCGGGCGATCTCGCGGCCGCCGAACTGGACCACAGCGGTGGGTGAGGCCGCCGTGACCGCCGCAGGCTACGGCGCGGACGACGTGCAGCGTTTCCATCCGGAGCGCCACCGTTCCGAGAGGGACGACTTCGCGCGCGACCGCGCCCGCGTGCTGCACTCGGCGGCGCTTCGTCGGCTCGCCGCGAAGACGCAGGTGCTGAGCCCCGCGAGCCCGGCGGATTTCGCGCGCAACCGCCTCACGCACTCCCTCGAGGTCGCCCAGGTCGGACGCGAGCTCGCCACGCAGCTGAGCCTCGCCGCCGACGTCGTCGACACGGCATGCCTCAGCCACGACCTCGGGCATCCCCCCTTCGGCCACAACGGCGAGCGGGCGCTGAACGACTGGGCCGAGGGAATCGGCGGATTCGAGGGCAACGCGCAGACCCTGCGCATCCTCACCCGTCTCGAGCCCAAGGTCGTGGGATCGGACGGCGAGACGTTCGGGCTCAACCTCACGCGCGCGAGCCTGGATGCCTCGTGCAAGTACCCCTGGACGTCGGATCGTCCCATGTCCGATCCCGGCGGGCGCCTGAAGTACGGCGTCTACGCCGACGACGGAGAGGTGTTCGCCTGGATGCGGCAGGGCGCCCCGGGGCGGGTGCGCTGCATCGAGGCCGAGGTGATGGACCTCTCCGACGACATCGCCTACTCGGTCCACGACTTCGAGGACGCCGTCACGAACGGATACCTCGATCCCCGGCGGCTGTCGTCGGTCGCCGAGCACGACGCGCTGGTCACCGCGATCCAGACGTGGGTGGGCTACGACTTCGCGCGCGACGAGCTGGATGACGCGCTGTACCGGCTCACCCGCATGGGCGAGTGGATCCCGTCGTTCGACGGCTCGCGGGCCGACCTCGCGAGGCTGAAGAACCTCGCCAGCGACCTCATCGGCCGCTTCGCGCGCGCCGCGACGACGGCCACCCGCGAGGCGTATCCGTCCCGGTCGCTGACCAGATACGGCGCCCATGTCGTCGTCCCGCGCGTCGTCGAGGCCGAGGTCGCGGCGCTCAAGGGGATGGTCGGTGCCTTCGTCGTGTCGATCGAGGGCCGCAAGGAGCTCTACAAGGAGCAGCGCCGCATGCTCAAGCGGCTCGCGAGCGCCGTGTGGGAGGCGGGGCCGGGTCATCTCGCTCCGGTCTTCCGGCAGGACTTCGACGCCGCGACGGACGACGCGGCGCGTCGCCGTGTGGTGCTCGACCAGGTCGCGAGCCTGACCGACCAGGACGCGATCGCGTGGCACATTCGTCTCGTGGGCGATCTCGATGTGGCGGGCCTCGGCATCTGGACGCCGAGGGCCTACGAACCGGTATCCGTCGAGGCCCGGTGA
- the def gene encoding peptide deformylase, protein MAVLPIRIMGDPVLHSPASPVTTVDDDIRRLVDDMFDTMDAAPGVGLAAPQVGVDARVFVYSYEDDEGAPWRGVVINPVLWISPLEPGAPDPDAESEGCLSFPGERYPLRRADRALLLGEDLEGRAVRIEVDGWRARILQHEFDHLDGVLYVDRLGDSDGKSAQKIARKRGWGRPGNSWMPGIDDLDA, encoded by the coding sequence GTGGCCGTACTCCCGATCCGGATCATGGGCGACCCCGTCCTGCACTCCCCCGCTTCCCCCGTCACGACCGTCGACGACGACATCCGCCGGCTCGTCGACGACATGTTCGACACGATGGATGCCGCGCCCGGCGTCGGGCTCGCCGCGCCCCAGGTCGGCGTCGACGCCCGCGTCTTCGTCTACAGCTACGAGGACGACGAGGGCGCGCCCTGGCGCGGCGTGGTGATCAACCCCGTCCTGTGGATCTCTCCCCTTGAGCCGGGAGCCCCGGACCCGGACGCGGAGAGCGAGGGGTGCCTGTCGTTCCCCGGCGAGCGATACCCGCTGCGGCGCGCGGACCGGGCCCTGCTTCTCGGCGAGGACCTCGAGGGCCGTGCCGTGCGCATCGAGGTCGACGGCTGGCGGGCGCGGATCCTCCAGCACGAGTTCGACCACCTCGACGGCGTGCTCTACGTCGACCGCCTCGGCGACTCCGACGGGAAGTCCGCGCAGAAGATCGCCCGCAAACGGGGTTGGGGGCGTCCGGGCAACTCGTGGATGCCGGGGATCGACGACCTGGACGCGTGA
- a CDS encoding DUF262 domain-containing protein, with protein MASATNIHATAVNTVAWLQQTPARIVVPVYQRQYRWDIGGCEQLLSDIRAVSDTDERHMHFIGSVLSSTDGTDAASDLVLIDGQQRVTTLMLLVAALRHTIGDDDPALAGELERVLMHAGDRGRTKLQPHRAWQEAFETLVLAREQGDGGASRFADNYAFFRSQINAEEVPRIWQGLRKLEHVAITLGAAANAQQIFASLNSTGEPLRDHELIHNYVLMGLSHAEQSEIEDGSWLEIERNTGESIGAFWRDYLVMKTGREFSVPGEHSVYDAFRQVFPRLDVVTLRGVVGEWQQYSRMYGMLLQPERAKDAEVGRHLAALATLGPAMRPLVMSALHDEDAGVTSRQALLSTLELVQSLLIRRAVVGLDSRRLVARLCRARAEGEASLRRAASRITPSDQRVRVALKFTDLPHAAYVLARMAGTAAGASLQVDHIVPLSPGDGWSGDGQRRWADYTEDEQNSHRALASTLGNLTLLEEDLAERAFDASFPEKRKIYARSGVPLTIDVAREEAWGTAAISQRAAALAARFVEVWPRPTDAAIDDDDLTPILDAQRRRGWPRGWQREFEYTEYCGEHWEVYDVRALFHRVFTRLWADAREDVLNYTQRRGGPVYPAQAWNGEWEALDDDHHLYLGWDSTYMLTAVQGVLEEAGLEPEVFVKYSYIGMAM; from the coding sequence ATGGCATCGGCGACGAACATCCACGCGACGGCGGTCAACACCGTGGCGTGGCTCCAGCAGACTCCCGCCCGCATCGTCGTCCCCGTCTACCAGCGCCAGTACCGCTGGGACATCGGCGGCTGCGAGCAGCTTCTCTCCGACATCCGCGCGGTGTCCGACACCGATGAGCGGCACATGCACTTCATCGGGTCGGTCCTCTCCTCGACGGACGGCACCGACGCGGCATCCGACCTCGTTCTGATCGACGGGCAGCAGCGCGTGACGACGCTCATGCTCCTCGTTGCCGCGCTGCGTCACACGATCGGCGACGACGACCCGGCCCTCGCGGGGGAGCTCGAGCGCGTGCTGATGCACGCCGGCGATCGCGGGCGCACCAAGCTGCAGCCCCATCGCGCGTGGCAGGAGGCTTTCGAGACGCTCGTGCTCGCACGCGAGCAGGGAGACGGCGGAGCGTCGCGCTTCGCCGACAACTACGCCTTCTTCCGCAGTCAGATCAACGCCGAAGAGGTGCCGCGCATCTGGCAGGGGCTGCGCAAGCTCGAGCACGTCGCCATCACCCTCGGCGCCGCCGCGAATGCGCAGCAGATCTTCGCGAGCCTGAACTCCACCGGAGAGCCGCTGCGCGATCACGAGCTGATCCACAACTACGTGCTGATGGGACTCTCCCATGCCGAGCAGAGCGAGATCGAGGACGGCTCGTGGCTGGAGATCGAGCGCAACACGGGCGAGTCGATCGGCGCTTTCTGGCGGGACTATCTCGTCATGAAGACGGGCCGGGAGTTCAGCGTCCCCGGCGAGCACAGCGTCTACGACGCGTTCCGGCAGGTGTTCCCGCGGCTCGACGTCGTCACGCTCCGGGGCGTGGTGGGCGAGTGGCAGCAGTACTCCCGGATGTACGGGATGCTGCTGCAGCCCGAGAGGGCGAAGGATGCCGAGGTGGGCCGCCACCTCGCGGCGCTCGCGACTCTCGGCCCGGCCATGCGGCCGCTGGTGATGAGCGCGCTGCACGACGAGGACGCGGGGGTGACGTCGCGGCAGGCGCTGCTCTCCACGCTCGAGCTCGTGCAGTCTCTGCTGATCCGCCGGGCGGTGGTCGGCCTGGACTCCCGGCGGCTCGTCGCACGCCTGTGCCGCGCACGCGCGGAGGGCGAGGCCTCGCTGCGCCGCGCCGCCTCGCGCATCACGCCGTCCGACCAGCGTGTGCGGGTCGCCCTGAAGTTCACCGACCTGCCCCACGCGGCCTATGTCTTGGCGCGGATGGCCGGCACTGCGGCCGGAGCGAGCCTGCAGGTCGATCACATCGTGCCGCTCTCCCCCGGCGACGGCTGGAGCGGGGACGGGCAGCGTCGCTGGGCCGACTACACGGAGGACGAGCAGAACAGCCACCGGGCGCTCGCATCGACGCTCGGCAACCTCACGCTCCTCGAGGAGGACCTCGCGGAGCGGGCCTTCGACGCGTCCTTCCCGGAGAAGAGGAAGATCTACGCCCGCAGCGGCGTGCCCCTCACGATCGACGTGGCGCGGGAGGAGGCGTGGGGCACCGCCGCCATCTCGCAGCGGGCGGCGGCGCTCGCGGCGCGGTTCGTCGAGGTGTGGCCGCGACCCACCGACGCCGCCATCGACGACGACGACCTCACCCCGATCCTCGACGCCCAGCGACGCCGCGGATGGCCGCGCGGATGGCAGCGCGAGTTCGAGTACACGGAGTACTGCGGCGAGCACTGGGAGGTGTACGACGTCCGTGCCCTCTTCCACCGCGTCTTCACGCGCCTGTGGGCCGACGCGCGGGAGGACGTGCTGAACTACACGCAGCGCCGGGGAGGCCCGGTGTATCCGGCTCAGGCCTGGAACGGGGAGTGGGAGGCGCTGGATGACGATCACCACCTCTACCTCGGGTGGGATTCGACGTACATGCTCACCGCCGTGCAGGGTGTGCTCGAGGAGGCGGGGCTCGAGCCGGAGGTCTTCGTGAAGTACTCCTACATCGGCATGGCGATGTGA
- a CDS encoding acyl carrier protein — translation MALSQEEVLAGLAELITDETGISADEVALEKSFTDDLDIDSISMMTIVVNAEEKFGVTIPDDEVKNLKTVGDAVTFITSNQS, via the coding sequence ATGGCCCTTTCCCAGGAAGAGGTCCTCGCGGGCCTCGCCGAGCTGATCACCGACGAGACCGGCATCTCGGCCGACGAGGTCGCCCTCGAGAAGTCGTTCACCGACGACCTCGACATCGACTCCATCTCCATGATGACGATCGTCGTCAACGCCGAGGAGAAGTTCGGCGTCACGATTCCCGACGACGAGGTCAAGAACCTCAAGACCGTCGGGGACGCCGTCACCTTCATCACGAGCAACCAGTCCTGA
- a CDS encoding ATP-binding cassette domain-containing protein — protein sequence MAVLADDLSIDHTDGSRPGGGRAVDGVSFALEPGASLVVRGATGSGKSSLLAAVAGRGGPGLKIVGGDAWVTGISVRRPGRALRQLTYYTGYLPQGAGASLPPRLSARDIIVDPLVSRDKRVAPRVLDLRVATLLDELRLPLGAADRFPYELSAGMRQRVAIARALVLDPRILVADEPLANLDLDARSAVLGAIERRRRGAGMACLVATNEPETAAALDAEVLVLRHGHTIARGLHTAVKWSPLTDAEAVTVS from the coding sequence ATGGCGGTCCTCGCCGATGATCTGTCCATCGACCACACCGACGGTTCGCGCCCGGGCGGGGGTCGCGCCGTCGACGGTGTCAGCTTCGCGCTGGAGCCCGGCGCATCGCTCGTGGTGCGCGGCGCGACCGGTTCGGGCAAGTCGAGCCTGCTCGCCGCCGTCGCGGGCCGGGGCGGTCCGGGGCTGAAGATCGTGGGCGGCGACGCCTGGGTGACCGGCATTTCCGTGCGTCGGCCGGGGCGGGCGCTGCGTCAGCTGACCTACTACACGGGATACCTCCCGCAGGGGGCCGGAGCCTCGCTGCCGCCGCGCCTGAGCGCCCGCGACATCATCGTGGATCCGCTCGTGAGCCGCGACAAGCGGGTGGCGCCGCGGGTGCTGGATCTGCGGGTCGCGACCCTTCTCGACGAGCTGCGGCTGCCGCTGGGCGCCGCGGATCGCTTCCCGTACGAACTGAGCGCCGGCATGCGGCAGCGCGTGGCGATCGCCCGCGCGCTCGTGCTCGACCCCCGGATCCTCGTGGCCGACGAGCCGCTCGCCAACCTCGACCTCGACGCGCGATCCGCCGTGCTCGGGGCGATCGAGCGCCGCCGCCGCGGTGCCGGCATGGCCTGCCTCGTCGCGACGAATGAGCCGGAGACCGCTGCGGCGCTGGATGCCGAGGTCCTCGTGCTGCGGCACGGGCACACGATCGCCCGCGGACTGCACACGGCGGTGAAGTGGTCGCCCCTCACCGATGCGGAGGCCGTGACCGTGTCGTGA
- a CDS encoding beta-ketoacyl-[acyl-carrier-protein] synthase family protein → MTTPRIVVTGIGASSPLGGTAPESWSGLLAGESGARSLEHEWVAKYELPVTFAAEAKVRPEEVLARPMAKRLDPASQFAMIAAMEAWEDAGAPDVEPERLGVDFATGIGGVWTLLDAWDTLREKGPRRVMPMTVPMLMPNAAAGNLSLHFGARAFARTVASACASSTESIVNAVEHLQDGLADIVIAGGTESAIHPITVASFASMQALSRRNDDPATASRPCSVDRDGFVMGEGAGALILETEEHAKARGAKIYAYVVGGGVTADSYHITANDPEGRGAARAVRLALDMAGASPDDVTHINAHATSTPVGDPNEYQALRAVFGARIDEIPVSATKASTGHLLGGTGALEAIFTILAIGQRQAPPTINLTTQDPEVPFRISGSPQDLGAGDQLAISNSFGFGGHNAVVAFATA, encoded by the coding sequence ATGACCACCCCCCGCATCGTCGTCACCGGTATCGGCGCGAGCTCGCCCCTGGGCGGAACCGCACCCGAGAGCTGGAGCGGCCTGCTCGCCGGAGAGTCGGGCGCGCGCTCGCTCGAGCACGAGTGGGTCGCCAAGTATGAGCTTCCGGTGACCTTCGCCGCCGAGGCGAAGGTGCGCCCGGAGGAGGTCCTCGCTCGCCCCATGGCCAAGCGGCTCGATCCGGCTTCGCAGTTCGCCATGATCGCCGCCATGGAGGCGTGGGAGGATGCCGGCGCCCCCGACGTCGAGCCCGAGCGGCTGGGCGTCGACTTCGCCACCGGGATCGGCGGCGTGTGGACGCTCCTCGACGCGTGGGACACGCTTCGCGAGAAGGGACCCCGGCGCGTCATGCCGATGACGGTCCCGATGCTCATGCCGAACGCCGCCGCCGGCAACCTCTCGCTCCACTTCGGCGCGCGCGCCTTCGCCCGCACCGTCGCCAGCGCCTGCGCCTCGAGCACCGAATCGATCGTCAACGCGGTCGAGCACCTGCAGGACGGCCTCGCCGACATCGTCATCGCGGGCGGCACGGAATCGGCCATCCACCCCATCACGGTCGCATCCTTCGCGTCGATGCAGGCCCTCTCCCGTCGCAACGACGACCCCGCGACGGCATCGCGACCGTGCAGCGTCGACCGCGACGGCTTCGTCATGGGCGAGGGCGCCGGAGCCCTGATCCTCGAGACCGAGGAGCACGCCAAGGCGCGCGGCGCGAAGATCTACGCCTACGTCGTCGGCGGTGGCGTCACGGCGGATTCCTACCACATCACGGCGAACGACCCCGAGGGGCGTGGAGCGGCTCGCGCGGTGCGGCTCGCCCTCGACATGGCGGGCGCGTCGCCCGACGACGTCACGCACATCAACGCTCACGCCACGTCGACACCCGTCGGCGACCCCAACGAGTACCAGGCCCTCAGGGCCGTCTTCGGCGCCCGCATCGACGAGATCCCGGTGTCGGCGACGAAGGCCTCGACCGGACACCTCCTGGGCGGCACGGGTGCGCTCGAGGCGATCTTCACGATTCTCGCCATCGGGCAGCGCCAGGCGCCGCCGACGATCAACCTGACCACGCAGGACCCCGAGGTGCCGTTCCGCATCTCCGGATCCCCGCAGGATCTCGGTGCGGGCGATCAGCTGGCGATCAGCAACTCGTTCGGCTTCGGCGGACACAACGCCGTCGTGGCGTTCGCGACCGCCTGA
- the dnaG gene encoding DNA primase — translation MAGLIRQADVEEVKARTNIADIVGERVALKPAGVGSLKGLCPFHDERSPSFHVRPQLGYYHCFGCGESGDAYTFLRKMDHMSFAEAVERLAARIGFTLHYEEGGGPSPASSGRSRLYEANAAAAAYFQGQLTSPEAEAGRRFLGERGFDAAAAAHFGVGYAPRGWEGLTKALGAQGFTREELTSAGLVSQGQRGVYDRFRGRVVWPIRDVTGQTIGFGARRLYDDDNGPKYLNTPETPIYRKAQVLYGLDLAKRDVSREDRVVVVEGYTDVMACHLAGVTTAIATCGTAFGTDHISVLRRVMGDDSASGEVIFTFDPDAAGQKAALRAFAEEKRFSAQTYVAVAPDGLDPCDLRLAKGDGAVRALLSGKQPMFEFVIDQRIAKFDLSSVEGRVGALRAAAPIVAEIRDPSLRPGYTRVLARRLGMDLSEVRPAVERAARGEGRGSSRSEPPRRVGGASGGAEGNTAPPAVRLRTLPNHPDVALERDAIMALLQYGHSVPEELRARALGIAMRHPALDAIREVLRDADPARPGWAPTAVDAVREPYRALAADLLAQPFPAMDERGAHASAVSLARRLVLREFDRQKAELLGAVQRVPADSPEGRTLRVRLRDVDAERHAWAVEE, via the coding sequence ATGGCCGGGCTCATCCGGCAGGCCGACGTCGAGGAGGTCAAGGCCCGCACGAACATCGCCGACATCGTCGGCGAGCGCGTCGCACTCAAGCCGGCGGGAGTCGGATCGCTCAAGGGCCTGTGCCCCTTCCACGACGAGCGCAGCCCGAGCTTCCACGTCCGCCCGCAGCTGGGCTACTACCACTGCTTCGGGTGCGGGGAGTCGGGCGACGCGTACACGTTCCTCCGCAAGATGGATCACATGTCCTTCGCCGAGGCCGTCGAGCGCCTGGCCGCGCGGATCGGCTTCACGCTGCACTACGAGGAGGGCGGCGGTCCCTCACCGGCATCGAGCGGGCGTAGCCGCCTCTACGAGGCGAACGCGGCCGCGGCGGCGTACTTCCAGGGGCAGCTGACATCGCCAGAGGCCGAGGCGGGGCGCCGCTTCCTCGGCGAGCGCGGCTTCGATGCCGCCGCCGCGGCGCACTTCGGCGTGGGCTACGCCCCGCGGGGGTGGGAGGGGCTGACCAAAGCGCTGGGCGCGCAGGGATTCACCCGCGAGGAGCTCACATCCGCGGGGCTCGTCTCGCAGGGGCAGCGCGGGGTGTACGACAGGTTCCGGGGCCGCGTGGTGTGGCCCATCCGCGACGTCACGGGGCAGACGATCGGCTTCGGCGCGCGGCGCCTCTACGACGACGACAACGGCCCCAAGTACCTGAACACCCCCGAGACCCCGATCTACCGCAAGGCGCAGGTCCTCTACGGTCTCGATCTGGCCAAGCGGGACGTCTCGCGCGAGGACCGCGTCGTCGTCGTGGAGGGGTACACCGACGTGATGGCCTGCCACCTCGCGGGTGTCACGACGGCGATCGCGACGTGCGGCACCGCCTTCGGCACCGACCACATCTCGGTGCTGCGGCGCGTGATGGGGGACGACTCGGCCTCGGGTGAGGTGATCTTCACCTTCGACCCGGATGCCGCGGGCCAGAAGGCGGCGCTGCGCGCCTTCGCGGAGGAGAAGCGGTTCTCGGCCCAGACCTACGTGGCCGTCGCCCCCGACGGGCTGGATCCGTGCGACCTCCGCCTGGCGAAGGGGGACGGCGCCGTGCGCGCGCTCCTGAGCGGAAAGCAGCCGATGTTCGAGTTCGTCATCGACCAGCGGATCGCCAAGTTCGACCTGTCCTCGGTGGAGGGACGGGTCGGCGCGCTCCGCGCCGCGGCGCCCATCGTCGCCGAGATCCGCGACCCGTCACTGCGACCCGGCTACACCCGCGTCCTGGCCCGCAGGCTGGGGATGGACCTCTCCGAGGTGCGTCCGGCGGTCGAGCGCGCGGCGCGGGGGGAGGGGCGCGGGTCGTCCCGGTCCGAGCCTCCCCGCCGGGTCGGGGGGGCATCCGGCGGAGCGGAGGGAAATACCGCGCCGCCCGCGGTTCGGCTGCGCACGCTCCCGAACCACCCCGATGTCGCACTCGAGCGCGACGCGATCATGGCGCTGCTGCAGTACGGCCACTCGGTCCCCGAGGAGCTGCGGGCCCGTGCGCTCGGGATCGCGATGCGGCATCCGGCCCTCGACGCCATCCGCGAGGTGCTGCGGGATGCCGATCCGGCTCGACCCGGCTGGGCGCCGACGGCGGTCGACGCCGTGCGGGAGCCCTACCGGGCACTGGCGGCCGATCTCCTCGCGCAGCCCTTCCCCGCGATGGACGAGAGAGGAGCCCACGCGTCCGCGGTGTCGTTGGCGCGCCGCCTCGTGCTGCGGGAGTTCGACCGGCAGAAGGCCGAGCTGCTGGGCGCCGTGCAGCGGGTCCCCGCCGATTCGCCCGAGGGCCGTACTCTGCGCGTGCGGCTGCGCGACGTCGACGCCGAGCGCCACGCCTGGGCCGTCGAGGAGTGA
- a CDS encoding DMT family transporter, with amino-acid sequence MWAGSVEDVGEQLVGAFQNPGLLLGIPLALAGAVFMSFGAQYQHRGVMKVERLSGRPGASGLTMQQLRRLLTRPSWVVGSLMLGMAIICQLGALSVAPLIVVQPLGAIALVVTTLLNWRVSGHAPTRRSLTAIIACVGGIFVFVLIAAIFATERTLSQSELVTVLVILGAVTLMLLVLWLWLRRRMRALFYILAAGVVYGFVATLAKVVIKRVQAGDFEWLTLLCLIALLGATAIGAYFVQTAYSAGPPDLVIAGLTVIDPMVAVLIGLLVLGEGAAAPLWALIGFGVAGAVATWGVISLARFHPQIVSDSQELPLLRGGASDAVDRDLPG; translated from the coding sequence ATGTGGGCGGGGTCGGTCGAGGACGTCGGAGAGCAGCTCGTCGGCGCTTTCCAGAACCCGGGCCTGCTGCTCGGCATCCCGCTCGCCCTCGCCGGAGCGGTCTTCATGTCCTTCGGCGCGCAGTACCAGCACCGCGGCGTGATGAAGGTCGAGCGCCTCTCGGGCCGGCCAGGCGCATCGGGTCTGACGATGCAGCAGCTGCGGCGCCTGCTGACCCGCCCCTCCTGGGTGGTCGGGAGCCTCATGCTCGGGATGGCGATCATCTGCCAGCTGGGTGCGCTCTCCGTCGCCCCGCTCATCGTCGTGCAGCCGCTCGGCGCGATCGCGCTCGTCGTCACGACCCTTCTCAACTGGCGCGTGAGCGGACACGCCCCCACCCGCCGGTCGCTCACCGCGATCATCGCGTGCGTGGGGGGCATCTTCGTCTTCGTCCTCATCGCCGCGATCTTCGCCACGGAGCGAACCCTCTCGCAGAGCGAGCTGGTCACGGTGCTCGTCATCCTCGGAGCCGTGACGCTCATGCTCCTGGTGCTGTGGCTGTGGCTGCGGCGCCGGATGCGTGCCCTCTTCTACATCCTCGCGGCGGGCGTGGTCTACGGCTTCGTCGCGACGCTGGCCAAGGTCGTCATCAAGCGTGTGCAGGCGGGTGACTTCGAGTGGCTCACGCTCCTGTGCCTGATCGCCCTTCTTGGCGCCACCGCCATCGGCGCGTACTTCGTGCAGACCGCGTATTCCGCGGGTCCGCCCGACCTCGTCATCGCCGGGCTCACCGTGATCGACCCCATGGTCGCCGTGCTGATCGGTCTTCTCGTGCTCGGCGAGGGAGCCGCGGCACCCCTGTGGGCGCTCATCGGCTTCGGGGTCGCTGGTGCCGTCGCGACGTGGGGGGTCATCTCCCTGGCGCGATTCCACCCGCAGATCGTCAGCGACTCGCAGGAGCTCCCGCTGCTGCGCGGCGGCGCCTCGGACGCCGTCGACCGGGACCTGCCCGGCTAG
- a CDS encoding tryptophan synthase subunit alpha codes for MTEIRIERRASLELLRAEASEELSVVIEERLRQGQDPWAFMEEIPTVDELVVHTLRADAIIADGGRMPSHVRHYRVLRQIAIEHPALTRTVWRMIGDDPLAQQGRRAAG; via the coding sequence ATGACCGAGATCCGGATCGAGCGACGCGCCAGCCTCGAGCTGCTGCGCGCCGAGGCATCCGAGGAGCTCAGTGTCGTGATCGAGGAGCGCCTGCGCCAAGGCCAGGATCCGTGGGCCTTCATGGAGGAGATCCCGACCGTCGACGAGCTGGTCGTCCACACGCTGAGGGCCGACGCGATCATCGCCGACGGGGGACGGATGCCCTCCCACGTGCGCCACTACCGCGTGCTGCGCCAGATCGCGATCGAGCACCCCGCTCTCACCCGTACGGTGTGGCGGATGATCGGCGACGACCCGCTCGCCCAGCAGGGACGCCGCGCCGCGGGTTGA